A stretch of Argiope bruennichi chromosome 10, qqArgBrue1.1, whole genome shotgun sequence DNA encodes these proteins:
- the LOC129989315 gene encoding regulator of chromosome condensation-like isoform X1: MVQNSKSKKAKQAEKVPPVSNDSEQSQTVKNAASKNHIKNQSETNSVPKVESEINGEQNKVAEPEASNGARVAIKSRTKKAVESAAETESTKTTVSERDEEKPTVPQSKTKGRPKKDKNIEMDTVEAIEDEPCASGDAQTKENEEPKEDSGTSRKRKAASPAVEGEEKDHEPVGETESVETTEPAKKSRKKEVTAEDKIDEAEEDSTETTEPTKRSRRKVATAKGKSEEVIEKTDEIEQQSVETSKPEKTSRKRKVAEPVKVETKSKKRDVKKAVPVTKSKKQKVLLSIPSVESISGKVFVIGENDVGQLGFDEEVEVKKRPAMLELPYSITNIVAGGMHSVCLTESGEVITFGCNDEGALGRITSNGAEEATPGKVEIPERVIQISAGDSHTAALTESGQVYLWGNFRSGDGPMGLTADGAKQVKPIKILTNIKIVKISSGTEHLACLSSEGIVYTCGCGQNGQLGRLTERACRDGGRKGLAALLEPAAVPVTGHPNSKTRTVLIEDIWACSYSTFLKAQETGHVYAFGLNNYNQLGYENERVTYSPKRVTSFDSKTWKQITGGQHHTLSLDSDGLVYSMGRKDYGRLGLGENCEEKSSPTPITSLENEKCINISCGNCVSFAITEEGSLYSWGMGTNHQLGHGNDDDCHIPRLVEGNFINSWKALKVSGGGQHTLILAIPKESVKSDNKK, encoded by the exons ATGGTCCAAAACAGCAAGTCAAAAAAAGCAAAGCAGGCTGAAAAAGTACCTCCAGTTAGTAATGATTCTGAACAGTCCCAAACTGTCAAAAATGCAGCTTcaaaaaatcatatcaaaaatCAGAGTGAAACAAACTCAGTTCCAAAAGTAGAATCAGAAATAAATGGTGAACAGAATAAAGTGGCTGAACCTGAAGCTTCTAATGGTGCTAGGGTTGCCATTAAATCTCGGACAAAAAAGGCAGTTGAATCTGCTGCTGAAACTGAAAGCACTAAAACGACTGTATCTGAAAGGGATGAAGAAAAACCAACTGTACCACAAAGTAAAACTAAAGGAAGGccaaaaaaag ataaaaatattgaaatggacaCAGTTGAAGCAATAGAAGATGAACCTTGTGCTTCAGGGGATgctcaaacaaaagaaaatgaagaacCCAAAGAAGATTCTGGAACATCACGCAAAAGAAAAGCTGCTTCTCCTGCTGTAGAAGGTGAAGAAAAAGATCATGAACCAGTTGGTGAAACAGAATCTGTGGAAACTACAGAACCTGCAAAAAAATCTCGTAAGAAAGAAGTTACAGCAGAAGACAAGATAGATGAAGCTGAAGAAGATTCCACAGAAACTACTGAACCTACAAAACGATCTCGCAGAAAAGTAGCAACTGCAAAAGGCAAGTCAGAAGAAGTTATTGAAAAGACTGATGAGATTGAACAACAATCAGTTGAAACTTCTAAACCGGAGAAAACATCTCGTAAACGAAAAGTAGCAGAACCAGTCAAGGTAGAAACAAAGTCCAAAAAAAGAGATGTTAAGAAAGCAGTTCCAGTTACTAAATCTAAAAAACAAAAGG tGCTATTGAGCATTCCATCTGTTGAGTCAATATCTGGCAAAGTATTTGTTATCGGGGAAAATGATGTTGGACAGCTAGGTTTCGATGAAGAAGTTGAAGTAAAGAAACGACCAGCCATGCTTGAATTGCCATATTCTATCACCAATATTGTTGCAGGTGGAATGCATTCTGTGTGCTTAACCGAAAGTGGAGAG GTTATAACATTTGGCTGCAATGATGAAGGAGCTTTAGGTCGAATAACTTCAAATGGAGCTGAAGAAGCTACTCCTGGAAAAGTTGAAATTCCTGAGAGAGTAATCCAAATTTCTGCTGGAGATTCGCATACAGCTGCTTTAACAGAATCCGGACAAGTTTATTTATGGGGAAATTTCCGT agTGGAGATGGACCCATGGGTTTGACAGCTGATGGTGCAAAACAAGTGaagccaataaaaatattaactaacatCAAGATAGTTAAAATATCATCAGGAACTGAACATTTAGCTTGTTTGTCCAGTGAAGGCATTGTTTACACTTGTGGTTGTGGACAGAATGGACAATTAGGTAGATTAACAGAACGAGCGTGCCGTGATGGCGGACGTAAAGGACTAG CTGCTTTACTTGAACCTGCTGCAGTTCCAGTAACAGGTCACCCTAACTCAAAAACCAGAACAGTTCTCATTGAAGATATTTGGGCTTGTTCTTActctacatttttaaaagctcAAGAAACTGGTCATGTATATGCTTTTGgattgaataattataatcaattag GTTATGAAAATGAACGAGTTACATATTCCCCAAAACGAGTTACTTCATTTGATAGTAAAACATGGAAGCAAATAACTGGAGGTCAACATCATACATTAAGTTTAGATAGTGATG gtcTAGTCTATTCAATGGGACGTAAAGATTATGGAAGGTTAGGTCTTGGTGAAAACTGTGAAGAAAAGTCATCCCCTACACCTATTACGTCGTTAGAAAATGAAAAGTGTATTAATATTTCTTGTGGAAATTGTGTGTCATTTGCAATTACAGAAGAAG gttCTTTGTATTCCTGGGGAATGGGTACCAACCACCAGCTTGGACATGGCAATGATGATGATTGCCACATACCTCGTCTTGTAGaaggaaatttcataaattcctgGAAAGCTCTAAAAGTATCAGGTGGTGGACAGCACACCCTTATATTAGCAATTCCAAAAGAAAGTGTCAAAAGTGACAACAAGAAATAG
- the LOC129989315 gene encoding regulator of chromosome condensation-like isoform X2, whose translation MDTVEAIEDEPCASGDAQTKENEEPKEDSGTSRKRKAASPAVEGEEKDHEPVGETESVETTEPAKKSRKKEVTAEDKIDEAEEDSTETTEPTKRSRRKVATAKGKSEEVIEKTDEIEQQSVETSKPEKTSRKRKVAEPVKVETKSKKRDVKKAVPVTKSKKQKVLLSIPSVESISGKVFVIGENDVGQLGFDEEVEVKKRPAMLELPYSITNIVAGGMHSVCLTESGEVITFGCNDEGALGRITSNGAEEATPGKVEIPERVIQISAGDSHTAALTESGQVYLWGNFRSGDGPMGLTADGAKQVKPIKILTNIKIVKISSGTEHLACLSSEGIVYTCGCGQNGQLGRLTERACRDGGRKGLAALLEPAAVPVTGHPNSKTRTVLIEDIWACSYSTFLKAQETGHVYAFGLNNYNQLGYENERVTYSPKRVTSFDSKTWKQITGGQHHTLSLDSDGLVYSMGRKDYGRLGLGENCEEKSSPTPITSLENEKCINISCGNCVSFAITEEGSLYSWGMGTNHQLGHGNDDDCHIPRLVEGNFINSWKALKVSGGGQHTLILAIPKESVKSDNKK comes from the exons atggacaCAGTTGAAGCAATAGAAGATGAACCTTGTGCTTCAGGGGATgctcaaacaaaagaaaatgaagaacCCAAAGAAGATTCTGGAACATCACGCAAAAGAAAAGCTGCTTCTCCTGCTGTAGAAGGTGAAGAAAAAGATCATGAACCAGTTGGTGAAACAGAATCTGTGGAAACTACAGAACCTGCAAAAAAATCTCGTAAGAAAGAAGTTACAGCAGAAGACAAGATAGATGAAGCTGAAGAAGATTCCACAGAAACTACTGAACCTACAAAACGATCTCGCAGAAAAGTAGCAACTGCAAAAGGCAAGTCAGAAGAAGTTATTGAAAAGACTGATGAGATTGAACAACAATCAGTTGAAACTTCTAAACCGGAGAAAACATCTCGTAAACGAAAAGTAGCAGAACCAGTCAAGGTAGAAACAAAGTCCAAAAAAAGAGATGTTAAGAAAGCAGTTCCAGTTACTAAATCTAAAAAACAAAAGG tGCTATTGAGCATTCCATCTGTTGAGTCAATATCTGGCAAAGTATTTGTTATCGGGGAAAATGATGTTGGACAGCTAGGTTTCGATGAAGAAGTTGAAGTAAAGAAACGACCAGCCATGCTTGAATTGCCATATTCTATCACCAATATTGTTGCAGGTGGAATGCATTCTGTGTGCTTAACCGAAAGTGGAGAG GTTATAACATTTGGCTGCAATGATGAAGGAGCTTTAGGTCGAATAACTTCAAATGGAGCTGAAGAAGCTACTCCTGGAAAAGTTGAAATTCCTGAGAGAGTAATCCAAATTTCTGCTGGAGATTCGCATACAGCTGCTTTAACAGAATCCGGACAAGTTTATTTATGGGGAAATTTCCGT agTGGAGATGGACCCATGGGTTTGACAGCTGATGGTGCAAAACAAGTGaagccaataaaaatattaactaacatCAAGATAGTTAAAATATCATCAGGAACTGAACATTTAGCTTGTTTGTCCAGTGAAGGCATTGTTTACACTTGTGGTTGTGGACAGAATGGACAATTAGGTAGATTAACAGAACGAGCGTGCCGTGATGGCGGACGTAAAGGACTAG CTGCTTTACTTGAACCTGCTGCAGTTCCAGTAACAGGTCACCCTAACTCAAAAACCAGAACAGTTCTCATTGAAGATATTTGGGCTTGTTCTTActctacatttttaaaagctcAAGAAACTGGTCATGTATATGCTTTTGgattgaataattataatcaattag GTTATGAAAATGAACGAGTTACATATTCCCCAAAACGAGTTACTTCATTTGATAGTAAAACATGGAAGCAAATAACTGGAGGTCAACATCATACATTAAGTTTAGATAGTGATG gtcTAGTCTATTCAATGGGACGTAAAGATTATGGAAGGTTAGGTCTTGGTGAAAACTGTGAAGAAAAGTCATCCCCTACACCTATTACGTCGTTAGAAAATGAAAAGTGTATTAATATTTCTTGTGGAAATTGTGTGTCATTTGCAATTACAGAAGAAG gttCTTTGTATTCCTGGGGAATGGGTACCAACCACCAGCTTGGACATGGCAATGATGATGATTGCCACATACCTCGTCTTGTAGaaggaaatttcataaattcctgGAAAGCTCTAAAAGTATCAGGTGGTGGACAGCACACCCTTATATTAGCAATTCCAAAAGAAAGTGTCAAAAGTGACAACAAGAAATAG